Part of the Cryptosporangium arvum DSM 44712 genome, GGGCTCGCCGGATTCCGCCCACCGCCGGGGCGGATGCTCGTCGGCGTCGCCGTGGACGCCCCGGAGACCCGGCCCGCGGTGACGCTGATCGACCAGGCCGCCCGGCTGCTGGGCACCTCCGCGCTGCGGGCCCGCGTCCGGGAGTCGGTGCTGGCCCTGGTGGTGGCCGACACCGTGGGCGCGGTGGAGAAAGCGTTCGTGGAGGCGGGCCACCGGTCCGGGGCCCCGCAGATCACGGTGGCGATCGGATATCCGGTTCCGGCGACGAGCACACCGGACTGGGCGGCCTCGCTGGAGAACTCGCGGGCCGCGCTGGCTCTGGCGCTGACCGGCGCCCGGCGCGGTGGAACCCGGCCGACGGTGGTGCCGGCTCGCACGCTGGCCCTCGAACTGGAGCTGCGCCGGGGCGGCGGGACGGACGCCTTCGTCGAGCGGACCATCGGCCCGCTGGTGGCCTGGGACGCCCAGCACCACACCGAGCTGGTGCGGACCCTGGAGCTCTACCTCCGGCACGGCGCGAGCGTCACCCGTACCGCCGCCGTGCTCCACCTCCGGCGCCAGTCGCTCTACCAGCGGCTGGAGCGCATCGAGACGCTGCTGGGACACCCTCCGGCCGACCCCGCGCTCTACCCGGCGCTCCTCGCAGCCTGCCTGCTGGTCACGACGAGGTCGCGCTGAGCTCCTTCTCCGGGGCCGTGCGGCGCGACTTCCACAGGCTCGCGAGCGTCGTCACGGCCAACGTGCCGATGATGACGACGAGCGAGAGCCAGATCGGCACCTCCGGCACCCACTCGATCTCGTGGCCGCCGTTGATGAACGGCAGCGAGTTCTCGTGCAGCGCCTCGAGGATCAGCTTCACGCCGATGAACGCGAGGATGAACGAGAGGCCGATCGAGAGGTAGACGAGCCGGTCGAGCAGGCCGCCGAGCAGGAAGTACAGCTGACGCAGACCCATCAGCGCGAACACGTTCGCGGTGAAGATCAGGAACGGCTCGCGGGTGAGGCCGAAGATGGCCGGGATCGAGTCGAACGCGAACAGCAGATCGGTGGTGCCGATCGCGATGAGCACCACGACCATCGGCGTCCAGATCCGCTTGCCGTTCTCGTGCGTGCGCAGCTTGCCGTCGCCGAAGTCCTTGGAGATCGGCAGCACCCGGCGCGACCACCGGATCAGCACGTTCTCCTTGAAGTCCTCTTCCTCCTCGTGGTGGAAGGCCAGGTTCCACGCCGTGTAGAGCAGGAAAGCGCCGAACAGGAAGAACACCCAGATGAAGCGCTCGATCGCGGCCGCGCCGGCCGCGATGAAGATGCCGCGCAGCACCAGCGCGAGCACGATGCCGATCAGCAGCACCTTCTGCTGGAAGACCCGGGGAACCTTGAACCGGCTCATGATCACCAGGAACACGAACAGGTTGTCGACCGACAGGCTGTACTCGGTCAGCCAGCCGGCGTAGAACTCACCGGCGTAGCGTCCGCCGGCCAGCCAGAGGATGCCGAGACCGAAGATCAACGCCAACGCGACGTAGCCGATGACGCCCATCGTGCTCTCGCGCGTCGAGGGCTCGTGCGGCCGCCGGCCGATCACCCACACGTCGAACGCGAGCAGGACGACGAGCGCGCCCAGCACGCTCCACTCCACCCAGACAGGTATGTCCACCGGTCAGGCCTTCCTCGAGTCCGACCCGCGCCGAGTTACATGGTGCGACAACGGCATCGCCGTCCGTCGCTGAATGCCTGATTTAGCCACGGTCCGCCGTCACTTCGTTGTTGTTCGCTTTTCGCGTGGCCCGAAGGCTGGTGAACGTGGTGATGGCCAGCGTGACGATCACGACCGCCAGCGAGAGCGCGGTGGGGATGTCGGGCACCGCCGGCCAGACGGTGTGCGCGTAGTGGAGGATCAGCTTGACGCCGATGAAGGCCAGCACGAACGCCAGGCCGTAGTGCAGGTGCACCAGCCGGTCGAGCAGGCCGATCAGCAGGAAGTAGAGGGCGCGCAGGCCCAGCAGCGCGAACGCGTTCGCGGTGAAGACGATGTACGCGCTCTCGGTGACGCCGAAGACCGCCGGGATCGAGTCGAGCGCGAAGACCAGGTCGACCGAGAGAATCGTGACCACGACGACGAGCAGCGGCGTCGCCAGGCGCTTGCCGTCCCGCTTGACCGTGAGCGCGCTGCTGTCGGGGTAGTCCTCGGTGACCGGGATGAGGCGCCGGAGCAACTTCACGGCCCGGCTGTTCCCGACGTCCGGCTGCTCACCGTGCGAGCGCACCAGCTTGATCGCGGTGTAGATCAGGAACGCACCGAACACGACGAACGTGACCGCGAAGCGCTGGATGGCCGCGGCGCCGACCGCGATGAAGATCGCCCGCATGATCAGCGCACCGATGATGCCGATCAGCAGCACCTTCTGCTGGTGCTTGTCGGGAACGCCGAACGTCCCGAGGATCACCGCGAAGACGAAGAGGTTGTCGACCGAGAGGCTCTTCTCGATCAGCCAGCCGGCGAAGAATTCCGTCCCGGGTTCGGCTCCGCCGAAGATCATCACGCCGATACCGAAGAGGATCGCCAGCGCGATGTAGATGACCGACCAGGTGGTGGCTTCCTTGAAGCCCACGTGGTGCGGACGTCTGGCGTGCCAGATGTCGATGGCGACGATGATGGCCAGGCCAGCGATGGTCGCGGCCCACACCCACAAAGAAACGGACATTACGCCCCCGGATCACGCGCAGCATTCATTACGTGTCCGAGGTCTCGCCACCCGCTACGCAGAGCGGGCCGGTGCCCGGGGTCCGTGCTTTCGCACTCGCCGTATTGACCGGGTTAACCGCGGGGCTACTCCCCTCGTCGGTTCCCCATAGTAAGGGCCTTTCCCGTCTCCGGCCAAGCGAGGGCCGGTGAGTGATGTGACACCTCACCTAAGTGACGGGTTATTCACGTATGAGTCTTGCAGCCCGCGTGTTGCTTCCAGCGTACGTGCACGGAGCGTGATGCTTCTGTCGTGATTCCGACGCTGTGGGAGGCTCGGACCATGGTGCTGGAAGTAGCTCTCATCGATGTCACCCCCGGCCGCGAGGGCGGGTTCGCCGACGCGTACCGCGAAGCCGTCACCGAACTGAGCGGCGCGGAGGGGTGCCGATCGGTCCGGATGACCCAGGGCGTCGAGACGCCGAGCCGGTTCGTGCTCCTGGTGGAGTGGGACTCGGTCGAGGCGCACGAGCAGAACTTCCGCGCCACCGACCGGTACGGCCGCTGGCGAGGCCTGATCGGCCCGTTCTTCGCCGCGCCACCCCGCGTGGAGCACTTCGTGGACGTACCGGCGTCGTAACACGACGCCGGTGTCGTGGCGAGTCACGACGCCGGTGTCGGCGTGACACGACGCCGGTGTCGTGGCGAGGCACGACGGCCGGTGTCGTGGCGAAGCACGACGGCCGGTGTCGTGGCGAAGCACGACGGCCGGTGTCGTGGCGAAGCACGACGGCCGGTGTCGTGGCGAAGCACGACGGCCGGCCGCTGGGGGTCAGTGGCCGGCCGTCGTGGTGCCCTGGTCAGAGCTTCTGCAGGGAGCCGAACGCCTGGCGGATGCTCGAGAGGGCCGCGAGCTGCGGCTTCGCCGTGCCGTCGGGCTCCATGATGCGGAAGCCGTACTGGTGCCCGAGGCTGTCGGAGGGCGTTTTGTACCCGCAGTAGGTCACCGCGAGCTTCACCTGCGGCCACTGCTGCCAGGCGAGGTAGTAGGAGCGGGAGATGTAGGACGCGGCGGTCTGCTCGTCGGGCACCCCGTTGAGCCAGACCTGCCCGGCCGGCACCGCGTCGTTCGAGTGCACGCTGAAGCCGAACTCGGTCCACCAGATCGGCTTCGCGGCATCGCCGTTGGCCGCCATCAGGTTGATGATCGCGGGCATGTTCGTCATCCGGGCCTTGCCGGTGATGTCGGTCGACTCCGGCGCCTTCATCTGGTTGCCCTGGTAGGGGTGGACACCCATGATGTCGAAGTTGCCCTTGGCACCGTTGGTGTAGCAGTCCTTGATGAAGACGTCGTCGGTCTGGCTCGGCCCGGCGAAGATCACCGGCATCGAGGAGCGGCCGGCCTTGATCGCCGCGTACGACGCCTTGAGGATCGGCACGTACTTCACCGCGCGCTGGTAGGCGTCGGAGATGCCGCAGAACTCGGCCAGGTTCGGCTCGTTCCAGACCTCGATCGCCATGATCTTCGACCCGTAGGTGGAGGCGAAGAACGTCAGCCATGGCTTGATCGAGTTCGGGTCGGTCGGGTACTGCTTCACCTCGCTGCCGGTGTTCGGACGCGACCACGCCGGCGACTGGTGGATCGTCACGAACACCTGCATGCCGCGGGAGCGGGCCTGGTCGAGCACGGTGTTGACGCGCTGGTGGTACCACTGGCTCGCGGTCGGGGCCACGTTCGTGGGCTGCGCGGACGACCAGCCGACGTCGAGCCGGAGGACCTGGACCCCGTTCGCGGCGAGCGTGTCGAGGTGCTTGAAGAACATCGCGTTCGGCGTCGTGCCGTTCCAGTACATGTCCCAGGTGCCGTGGAACTGGACACCGACGACCGGCGGGGCCGGGTTCTGAGTCGTCGCGGCGTCACCCGAGACCTCCTCCGCCTGGCCGGCGAAGCTCTCGGCGCTCTCCGACCGCGGGTCGGGACCGAGGTCCAGGTCGCTGAGGAGTGCGGCTCCCGCGATGGCGGGGACGGCGATCGCAGCGGCACCGAGCAATTTACGACGATCCATCGTCTTTACCTCCGGGAGAACAATCCGTGTTCTGACGGCTGTCTCATCGGAGGCGCACGGTCACGCGCTAAGTGTCGTGCAGGTGCCACTCGGTAGCGCCACCCGACCCGCCCACCCCCGCTCCCTCCCCACTCCCGCGACCCCCGTGTCGGGGGTGGGGTGAGCTGGCCCGCTTTGGAGCGTCAGCGCTCCGCGAGCTGGGTGTTCAGGGCCGGGAGGCCGAGCCGCACATCCCGAGGCACACCTCTCCGCGCAAGCAACGCATCAGCGCCCGAGCCACCCACCCCTGGGCGTCAGCGCTCCGCGAGCTGCGTGTTCAGCACCCCCAGCCCGAGCCGCCTCGTCCTGAAGCCCGCCGTCGCTCTGCGAGGGGCGCATCAGCGCCACCCGGCCGAGCCCCATCACTCCCGCGAGCTTCGTGTCGGCGACCGCCCACCTGAACCGCACACCCCGTGGCCCCGCCCTTCCGCGAGCCGCACGCCAGCGCCCACCCGCCGAGCCGCCCAGGGCCCCACCGGCCCCGCAAGCTTTCCCATCGCTTCGCAATCTGCTCGTCGAGCGCCGCCACCGCTCCACGAGGAGCGCCTCAGCGTCCACCGGCGTCCATCACTCCCGCGAGTTGCACGTCGGCGCCCACCCGCCCGGGCCTCCCGAGCCGCCCGCCCAGGGCGCCACGGTGCCCGCGAGCGGCGAGTCGGCGCCGAGCCGCCCGACCCGGCATCCCCATCGCTCCACGGCGCGCCTGTCCTGCGTCTCGAATAGCCGTAGGGGCACGTCGAGCGCCGCCAGGCGCGAGCAGCTTGAACCTGGAGCCCGTCCAGGGCGGCGCTGCCGATCCGGCGCGAGGTCGCCTCGTATAACTGATACTCAAGACCTCGCGCCGGCTCGGCAGCGTCGTCCTGGACGGGCCGCCCACTAAGAAACGCCGGCGGCGTCCATGCCGCGTAGTTCCTTCTTGAGTTCGCCGATCTCGTCGCGGAGGCGGGCCGCCAGCTCGAACTGCAGCTCGCGCGCGGCGGCCAGCATCTGGTCGTTGAGCTGCTGGATGAGGTCGGCGAGCTCGGCTCGCGCCATCCCTTCGCGGTGTGCCCCGACACCGACCGTGGTCGACTTCGACTTCAGCCCCGGCACCGGCGACTTGCCCCGCGACTGCTGCCGGCCGGACCCACCGATCAGCTCGCCGGATTCGTTCTCGGCGGCCTCGCGGTAGATGTCGTCGAGGATGTCGACGATCTTCTTGCGCAGCGGCTGCGGATCCACACCCCGCTCGGTGTTGTACGCGATCTGCTTCTCGCGGCGCCGGTTGGTCTCTTCGATCGCCCGGCTCATCGACGGCGTGATCTGGTCGGCGTACATGTGCACCTGCCCGGAGACATTACGGGCGGCCCGGCCGATCGTCTGCACGAGCGAGGTCTCGCTGCGCAGAAACCCTTCCTTGTCGGCATCCAGGATGGACACCAGGCTGACCTCGGGCAGGTCGAGCCCTTCACGCAGCAGGTTGATGCCGACCAGCACGTCGAAATCGCCCTTGCGCAGTTCGCGCAGCAGCTCGACGCGGCGCAGCGTGTCGACCTCGGAGTGCAGGTAGCGCACCCGGATGCCGAGCTCGAGCAGGTAGTCGGTGAGGTCCTCGGCCATCTTCTTGGTCAGCGTGGTGACGAGCACCCGCTCGTCGCGCTCGGCACGCAGCCGGATCTCGTGCACCAGGTCGTCGATCTGGCCCTTGGTGGGTTTGACCAGCACCTCCGGATCGATCAGGCCGGTCGGCCGAATGATCTGCTCGACGAACTCACCTTTCGCCCGGCCCATCTCGTACTTTCCGGGCGTCGCCGAGAGATAGACCGTCTGCCCCACCCGGTCCTGGAATTCCTCCCAGCGCAGCGGGCGGTTGTCCATGGCGCTGGGCAGCCGGAACCCGAAGTCGACGAGCGTCCGCTTGCGTGACATGTCGCCCTCGTACATGCCGCCGATCTGCGGCACGGTGCCGTGCGACTCGTCGATGACGAGCAGGAAGTCCTCGGGGAAGTAGTCGATCAGGCAGAAACCCGGCGAGCCGGGCTCGCGGCCGTCCATGTGGCGGGAGTAGTTCTCGATGCCGGAGCAGAAGCCGACCTGGCGCATCATCTCGATGTCGTAGGCGGTGCGCATCCGCAGCCGCTGGGCCTCGAGCAGCTTGTTCTGACGCTCCAGCTCGGCGAGCCGCTCCTCCAGCTCGGCCTCGATGCCGCGGATCGCCCGTTCCATCCGCTCCGGGCCGGCCACGTAGTGCGTGGCCGGGAAGACGTGCAGCTCGGTCTCCTCGTTGACGACCTCGCCGGTGAGCGGGTTGAGGTGGTAGAGCTTCTCGATCTCGTCGCCGAACATCTCGATGCGGACGGCGAGTTCGTCGTACGCCGGGATGACCTCGACCGTGTCACCGCGGACGCGGAACGTGCCCCGGGTGAAGTTCAGGTCGTTGCGCGTGTACTGCACGTCGACGAGCCAGCGGAGCAGCTTCTCGCGCTCGATCTCCTGCCCGACCTTGAGCGGGATCGACCGGTCGATGTACTCCTGCGGGGTTCCGAGGCCGTAGATGCAGGACACGGTCGCGACCACGATCGTGTCGCGCCGGGTCAGCAGCGACATGGTGGCCGAGTGCCGCAGCCGCTCGACTTCCTCGTTGATCGAGGAGTCCTTCTCGATGTACGTATCGGTCTGCGGGACGTACGCCTCGGGCTGGTAGTAGTCGTAGTACGAGACGAAGTACTCGACCGCGTTGTTCGGCAACAGTTCCCGGAACTCATTCGCCAGCTGCGCGGCGAGCGTCTTGTTCGGCGCGATCACCAGCGCCGGCCGCTGGAGCCGCTCGATCAGCCACGCCGTGGTCGCCGACTTACCGGTACCGGTGGCGCCGAGCAGCACGACGTCGTTCTCACCGGCCTTGACGCGACGCTCGAGCTCGTCGATCGCGGCCGGCTGGTCACCGGCCGGGTCGTACTCGCTGACCACCTCGAACCGGCCGGGACGCCGGACGATGGCCGTGGTCGCGCCATGGGCGACGGTGTCGTCACGCAGACCTTCGGGCGCGTTCGGACCGGCGGAGGGGCGGGCTGACGGGCTCATGTTTCAACGGTACGTCGGGGGTCCGACAGAACGCGGCCGCCGCTGGGCCGGTCACCGAGGCGGTCGGCACCGATTTCCCGCGATGATCGGACCGCGCACCGCGGATCAAGACGACGGCCACCAGTGGTGCGGCGACCGTGGCTCCTCCGAACAGAACCCGAGACGTCGCGACCGCCGCGGCTGGCCACTTCTCGCAGAATGCGAACCGAGCTCCTGTTTCGACTCGTTCCGCCAAGCGCCGGGGCAGAATGTGCACGGTACTTCCGAATCGGGCCGAGCCGATCCGTGAACAATTAATTCGCCCGTTAGAAAACATCCCCGTGGGTGAAACAAAGAAACGGGTGGTCGGCACGGATGCAATGCTACCTGGAGTGTTCGTCGGTAATCAGCCAGGTACCCACGCGGGTTAGTAATTCAGGTATGATCCCCGCGACGCGAGGCCGCGCGCGATCCGACCTTCATCGGATTGACGAATCCGAGCCTACCAACCCGTGCCTTTCGTAGAAAATCTGGAGTGCTGGAATGCAGGCCGGAAGAGCGCGTACGGGCGAGCACTTCGCCACTGCCGTATCCGCACTCGAAACTGACTACTGGGAACACCTGTGCTCCGCCCTCGGCCACGACTCGGAAAAATGGCCGCAGCTGGGAGCAGCCGCGAGTCGGGCCGATCGGAGCGGTTCCTTCTTCAACAACGCCACCGTCACCCGCCCGCTCGGCGATTCAGCACTCGGGCCGGCGCTGGATCAAATCGACAAGTATTTCACGATCGGCGACAACCGACGCCGCGAGTTCTCGATCAATAGTTACTGGCCGGATCTCGACCTGACCGGGCACGGCTACCGAATCAGAGATCGCCTTCCGGTCATGCTGCGACCTGCCGCCGGTCGGCCGCCGGAATCGCCAGAGGCCCTGATCATCCGGTGCGTCGACGATGCCGACGGAGTGGCCGCGTTCGAGAAAGTGTTCATCGAGAGCTTTTCGCTCGCCGAGTACCGGCCTCACCGACGAGGAATCCTCTTCGACCAGAGAATCGTTCGGGACCCGAAATGCAAGTTCTGGGTGGGCTGGGAGAACGGCCATCCGGTCGCCTGCGTGACCGCCTTCGTCGCGCACGGCTACGTAGGAGTTTTCAACACCGCGGTCCTTCCGAGCGCTCGACGAAAAGGCTACGGAGCGGCGATGACTTGGTGTGCGACTTTCGCTGATCCCGCGCTACCTGCAGTACTTCAAGCAACCGTGGAGGGCGAGAGCCTCTATCGCAGTATGGGGTACTCGACGGTCGGTACCTTCACGAGTTGGCATCGACGGCGGCGGAGCCCCGGAGCGCTGCTGTCGCGCGCGGCGCGGGTTCTCGGGCCCGTGCGCCGTGGGCTATTTCGTGACACCCGCGGTCCTTTCATCTGAAAAATTAGGCGCCCCGGCGCGCTAATTCAGAAACCGGCGGCCGGTGGCGACCGAGCCGAAAATGTGAGAGTTGCGCTGAAGCGGCGCAACATGGGGGGCAATTCAGTCATGCCTTGCTTTGGCACGTTCGTGGGGGGCGTCTGCGGATGACGACGAGCAGAAGTCAGGAACCCGCCTTGCGCACTCATGCGCCTAATGGGGAGCGCGCGGCGGTCATTCTGGGGCCGCCGCAGCAGTCGTCGGACATGCTTCCCGGTCGGCTAGAAGGCGTTCCGAGCGTCGAATTCGACCCGTTGGACTCCGGCCCGGCCGGGTCGGCCCGCGTCCAAGCCTCCCGATGGCAGCAACGGTACGTCTCGCGTCTGGTGGTGGTCGATGCGGCGGCCGCCCTGGTGGCCGGATCGGCCGCCTACTTCGTACACTTCCGGCACGTACCGACGGTCGACCGGCCCTACTTGGCCGCTGTCGTCGCGCTTCCGCTCGCCTGGGCCGTCTCATTGCTGATGAGTCGGGCGTACGAGACCCGATTTCTCTTCGCCGGTAGCGAGGAATACCGCCGGGTCCTGAATGCCGCGGTGTTCCTCACCGCGACGATCGCACTCGTCGTGTACGGCACCCGAGACGCCGGCTCGCAGGGATTCGTGCTGATGTCCATGCCGCTGCTGCTCGGTTTGGGCCTCGCCGTTCGCTACGCGATGCGTGTCACCCTCACCAGTCGGCGGAGCAACGGCGAATGCATGCACCGTGCCGTCGTCATCGGCAACAGTCGCCAGGTACAGGCATTCGCGCGGCAGCTCCGGCGGGAGCCGCTTCACGGAATGCACGTCGTCGGGTGTTGCCTCCCGGCTGACGAGATCATCGGCGCTTCCGTCCCCGTCGACGTCAACCTCGAAGTGCCCGTGCACGGCTCGTTCGACGACGTGGTGTGGGCGATTCTCCAATCGGACGCGGACACGCTGATCGTCCTGCCCTCACCGGACATGGACCCGGCGGCGATGCGCTCGCTGTCCTGGAAGCTCGAGGGCACCGGAGTCGACCTGCTGCTGGCAAACGCCGTACTCGACATCACCGGGCCGCGAACGAGCATCAGGCCGGTGGACGGCCTGTCGTTGCTGCACGTCGAGCCGGCCGCGCTGACCGGGGCCCGGCGCGTGTTGAAGCGGGCGCTCGACGTGGTCCTCGCCTCGCTTCTGTTGCTGTTCCTCTCTCCTCTTCTGGCCGCGGTCGCCCTGGTGGTTCGGCTCAGCAGCAACGGACCCGCTCTGTTCGTGCAGACTCGAGTGGGAAAGGACGCCAAGGAGTTTCGGCTGTTCAAGTTCCGTTCGATGTACATCGACGCGGAGCAGCGACTCGCGGAACTCCAGGACCGGAACGAGCACAACGGCATCCTGTTCAAGATCAAGAACGACCCTCGGGTCACGCCCGTGGGCAAGTACCTGCGGCGTTTCTCTATCGACGAACTCCCCCAGCTGTTCAACGTCGTCCGGGGCGACATGAGTCTGGTGGGCCCGCGGCCACCGCTGCCGCGCGAAGTGGCCCAGTACGCACACGACGTGCGTCGCCGACTGGCGGTGATCCCCGGACTGACCGGACTCTGGCAGGTCAGCGGACGCTCCAACCTGTCGTGGGACGACTCGGTCCGGTTGGATCTGCGCTATGTGGAGAACTGGTCGCTCGGCCTCGACCTCGTGATCCTGCTGCGCACATTCATCGCTGTGATCCGATCGTCCGGAGCCTATTGACCACCAGCAACGCCGATGCCCGGGATCGCCGTAGCGCTGTGACACGATCTCGGGCATCGGGACGGATCTCCCGACGCGACGTCAGCGGCGAATCAGCGCGATGGCGCGACGCATACCGCTTCGGGCGATCGTGGGAACGAAGGACTGCACACCGAGGTAGTCGTAGCGCTGGCCACCGAATGCCAGTTTGTAGCTCCCGATCCCGTCGTCGACCCACCCGCTGAAGTCCACCGCGGTGTGGCCCCGCTCGACGGCGCCTTCGAGCATGCCGTCGCAGAGCAGCACGTCGGGCGCGGAGGCGCGGAACCGGCGCAGGCATCCGCCCACCCAGGCGATGGCCGTCGGGTGCCTGCCGAGCATCACTTGCGTTCCGGCCAATTCGTCGCCCACCGTCACGACCCACGTCGTGACCCACTCGCGTCCGGCGGCCCACTGCTCGAACCGGGTTCCGACGTCCGCGGGATAGGGCGACGGCTGTTCGCGGGCCCCGTAGGTTTCGTGCAGCAGATGGGGCACGAGTTCGGCGAACTCACCAGGGCGTGCCAGTCGGACCGTGACCCCTTCGCGAGCGGCCCGCCGGACCTTTGCGCGCCGTGACTTCGTGTAGGCCTCGCGAAGCTTCTGCACGGAGCCATGCGCCATGTCGACGATGACCGTCGCATCTTCGCGCACCTCCAGGTGCGCGGCACGCAGCAAGTCCGCGGTATCGCTCCCGACATCGGCGGGTCCCAGGTCGAATCGCGCGACGAGCAGTCCCGATTTCAATTGCCAGTGACGGAACGCCGCGATCGTGGCGGACAACAGCTCCGGCGCGACGAGCGGACCGACGAACGGAAACGGCAGAACACCGGAGACGAGCGACCGGGCCGATCGACGCGGCGCGGCGAACACCCCGACCGGCCGGCCGCCGGCTGCGATCACGAACCGCTCGATACGCACCCCGAGCAGATCAGCTTGGAAGTCGAGCCACTCCCAATCGGAGAAGGCCGTGCTTCCCGGGTGGTCGGCTACGAAGCGCCCCCAGAAGTCCCTGTCCTCGGTCGGATGGAGCCGGACGCCGGACGACATCATTCCTCACTTCCGCTCGGGAGAACCCGTAGGCCGGAGCGGGTGCGCACGCTCCGAGGAGCGGCTGAGCTCGTGGGCCGCTGCTCCGGCATCACCCGGAACCGAGCGATCCGCCGTTTTGTCGCAGCGCAAAGCCCACCCGAATCCCAATGATCAACTACTCGAATTGACCGCGAGAGCAACTCCCGACAATCTGAAGCACAAATCTTCCGCCAGAAAATACCGCATCTGCGGAGACGACGCCGCCCCCTTACCGCCGGCGGTAGTCACCCCGAATTCCACGGCTCGCAGCGCCGCTGGCCGGACGCTCCGCTAAATAGCCGACGCCGACGAAACACCGTCTCAGTACGCTCCGGACGATCGAACGACGGCCACAAACGTCCGCAGCAAAATGACCAGATCGAAGCTGAGCGACCAGTTCTCCACGTACCGCAGATCCAGCCGAACCGAGTCCTCCCACGACAGGTTCGATCGACCGCTGACCTGCCAGAGTCCGGTCAGTCCGGGGATCACCGCCAGCCGTCGGCGCACGTCGTGTGCGTACTGGGCCACTTCGCGCGGCAGCGGCGGCCGCGGGCCCACCAGGCTCATGTCGCCCTTGAGGACGTTGATCAGCTGCGGCAATTCGTCGATTGAGAACCGACGGAGATGCTTGCCGAGTTTCGTCACACGGGGGTCGTCCCTGATCTTGAACAGGATGCCGTTGTGCTCGTTCTGGTGCTGCAGCTCGGCTAGGCGCTCTTCCGCGTCGAGGTACATCGAGCGGAATTTGTAGAGCCGGAACTCCCGGCCGTCCTTCCCGACCCTCGTCTGCATGAAAAGCGCCGGCCCCTTACTGCTGAGCCGCACCGCCAGGGCCACCGCCAAAAGCATCGGCGATGCGCACACCAGCAGCAGACCCGAGACGACGACGTCGAAGATCCGCT contains:
- a CDS encoding GNAT family N-acetyltransferase; its protein translation is MMSSGVRLHPTEDRDFWGRFVADHPGSTAFSDWEWLDFQADLLGVRIERFVIAAGGRPVGVFAAPRRSARSLVSGVLPFPFVGPLVAPELLSATIAAFRHWQLKSGLLVARFDLGPADVGSDTADLLRAAHLEVREDATVIVDMAHGSVQKLREAYTKSRRAKVRRAAREGVTVRLARPGEFAELVPHLLHETYGAREQPSPYPADVGTRFEQWAAGREWVTTWVVTVGDELAGTQVMLGRHPTAIAWVGGCLRRFRASAPDVLLCDGMLEGAVERGHTAVDFSGWVDDGIGSYKLAFGGQRYDYLGVQSFVPTIARSGMRRAIALIRR